Below is a window of Plasmodium cynomolgi strain B DNA, scaffold: 0293, whole genome shotgun sequence DNA.
TCGGATGTATCTACAGGTTCTGCAGTTACAATTTGTGTTGCTTTATCAGAGTTTTTGGATCCTGTTCGTAAAACAAAACATGATAAGAAAGGTACTCCATCtgaactttttatttctttacaaCTGAAATATAGAGGTTTTATTCCTTTATCTGAGTTTGAATCTTCAGGACCATTCCTTTGTATATCAATTCCCGATAGACCTTTATTTTCTGAATTACAAACAGATAAAtccttatttatttttagtttACATAAAAGGCTATTCGGATTATAATGCTCTTCACATTTAAAGTAATGATAACAATGTCCAATCATGCCATAATAATCACAGCATGAATCAATTTTatgctttatatatatatcactaatatatttaaggtatttactatatttttcttcgttaGCATCTGAAATACTGAATTTGTTTTTAGAGTATTGtagtatttaaaatattcatatagatatttttcttcgtggaattttttaattctgttAAATCTCtaccataaaaattataaagacAGGAATATAGTTTTAAACTTTTAGTAACACTAGTTtgtatataaagaaatttattaataacaGGACCGACGTTGTTACCTTCTATATTAAATTCTTTCCATATTTGATCGTATATCCAGTATTTGTAATGTAAACACTTATCACGATATTTTACCGTACTAGCTAATTCTGAGAgtccttttaaattttttgcaatttttttacaagttatttcatctttttcattttttgtattatttgATGATATAAATTCCGTACAatggataaaattttcatcgaGATTATTTTCcgcatcaaattttttatatatttgataTGAAGTAGTATTTCCTAATATAGAATTCTAAAcattaataagaaaaaaataatatttacatCGACATGTAAGAAAtgaatattaattatatactaATAGATA
It encodes the following:
- a CDS encoding hypothetical protein (putative), encoding MSSLTEAELNSILGNTTSYQIYKKFDAENNLDENFIHCTEFISSNNTKNEKDEITCKKIAKNLKGLSELASTVKYRDKCLHYKYWIYDQIWKEFNIEGNNVGPVINKFLYIQTSVTKSLKLYSCLYNFYGRDLTELKNSTKKNIYMNILNTTIL